aatatattttacatactTCCTTTTACATTCAATGGGAAACCTCCAAcacttggttttatttgttaCTCGGCCACTTAATGATCAATTTCCTATTAGTCCAGCTATCTGAAGCCACAACTCAAGGAGCAGAATTGCAAAGGACTTCTTTGTGCAAACTCAGTAACACTATATATTGAGtcagattttcttttacaaGAAGTTTTATCAAAATAAGAGctagttaaaaaaattaataatggCAAATATTGACATTACTAGTCCTAAGGATACCAATAAGAAAGGATTAAGCCTGACAGCAATACAGAGgaagataaataataaaataactgaAGAGCCTCTCTAATCCATAAGTAGCCCAGACAGGGTTAGATAGAATTACACGCTATATCAAGTCTGGCAGAGGTAGTGGTGAAGGCCATTGGAACTGTACATGAGATATTGGTCCATTCTTATAACTATCTAACACAGCTAGAAACATCttgaaaatatgtttctttATAATATAACGAAGTACCATTACTACATGAATATATTTCTTCTCCCTTTGGTTTATGAACTGGGGAATGTTTACTGCAGTATTTCTACCTAAAATGCTACCCCTACCATTGCTGTATAGCAGTGGATAGGGGCAAAAATAGAAAACCTCTTTAAAAGGATTGCCTGCACTAGCACAGAACCTATTACTTTACTTGGAGATCTGCATGTATGCACAGCTAAATGATGTTCCTTGAAGGAGTGGCCTACAGATATTATCCTTAACTACATTTTTGCATCTTATGCAAATTTGTaactgtggatttttttcctaacaaagGATTTTATAGTCAATTCAAAAGTAGTTACACAGAAAAATGCTTGAGCCATGTAAGGCCATAACAGAACTTAGAAGCTGCAGTGGTTTGTTAAGCCACTAATATAGGCTGAACAGGCACAAAGTGGTTATAAAAAGTTATGTGATCAAAACATTTTTGGAGCGTGTAACAGAAATTATTGCCTCAGAAATGTGTAATAAATTACAATTAAAAAGGTCAAAAATACAGGATAAAATAATGTTTCCATGTcaactgaataaaaataatttatttacagATCACGAGGAAAAACATAGAAGACCTTTCCATTTCAAATAAATACATGTAGTAAGGGAACATTTCCActaactaaaaaaataaatttgtgcGATTAAATGAATAGTTCTTATGTactaaacaaaacaataaaaatattcaaagaacAATAGTGCAACCATGTCAAAGCATAAAGCTGATGTTTGCCATTTTACCTTTTAGATTGAAGACAAGGTAACCTTTTAAagtgaaacaacaaaaaaagttatGCATTATTTCCATGTAAAAATACATGCTTTAATGTCTAGATTTAAGTGTTTCTCCAAGTTCTTTGCTTTAACATGAATTCAACATGGTATTATGTTAGCATTCAAGACATGATGGAGCTGACCATCATGGGATTTCTAAAATGAGTTCCAACTGAGCTACAGCTATATCCCCATTTAATAGTGCTTTTTCAGTCATCTAGACGTTGATCATAAATTTACTCCAACGTAAAATTTTATTAACAGCTAACAACCTTCAATGCTGAATCTTATTTAGAAAACAACACTGTTTCAAATTAAAGTTGCTTTACCTGACACAAGAAACCCTATAGAACTTAATAAATGGATTCAGGCTACATAATTTGGCTAAAAAACATTTAGTTATTaagataaatgaaaaacaaaagtacCCAAACCATCAGCGGCcggcagagagggaaaaatatgTGAAAGCAGGTCCCTGAATTCACATACCTTCAACCAGTCTCTCTACAAACATGGATATTCACATGGCACCCTCTGCATGGTAAAAATACTAGATACAAAAACAATTACTACACATGCACACAGGCCACTAATTCTGGGATAGGGAACCCAGAGATACTTTGCAAGAGATACTCCTGATGTTGTTAAACTGGTGGAGACAACACCGCGGGAAATCTACAGATACTGAAAGAGAAGGCACCAAGACTGTAGTCAAATTCTTCTTAGTTGCAGGAGACGATATAATGCAGGAAAACTGTTATAAATTTGTAGTCACTTGGGGAACTGAAGTTGgacatgaagaaaaatgtttatccAGAAAAGGAGGACGAGTATgagaacaggttgcccagaatGGTGGTAGTACCTCTGTGTTGGGGCATTTTCACAGGCTGGCTACCCAAACCCACAGATATCCAAATCTAGGGCTGGCAAAAGTCCATCTCTGCTTGGGTCCTTGGAAGGCTGGGCAAAACCACTTCCAGAAATCCTAACTTGCAAATCACCATATGTGATTCTCTGTATACAGCCAAAACACTTTGCTCACACAGGTGTGTCAATAATGTTTAAGCAAACATTGCACCTCATTTACTGCAGGCCAAGACCACAGAGctcaggacacacacacagaacactGATCCCCAGTCCAGGCTCTCCAAGTTAACATTGAAGGAGAAACATTTTGGAATGTAAGCAAGAGCTTATAACCATGATTTTATCCTTAGAAAATGCAAATGCCTACATGTTGAAAGCTCACACTTCACAAACTAAGCACTGTATcatcctcctctcctttccctacTACAAACACATcccaaattaattttacttcCATTTCACTCATATCAACAGAGGGAAGAGTTCACACAAAGCACACAGAAGAGGTCTTCTTCATCAATGCTGTCAGCTAAATTTGGCTTTTCTCCTCAAAGAAGCTAACTGAaactgcacttttttttccttttaataataTTGGGTTAACAGCAAACAATATGTATGTGATTAGGCATATTCCTGATGCACCTAAGTGTCCTGCATTCTCTGCTACCTGCTTTAGATAAGTCTCAGAACTACACTGAGGCCTCCTGTACTGCTGTGTGGGAAGATGCCACAACCTTGAAATCTCCTGCATGGCATTAGGTAGCATGTGAAGATTCTCCCAGTACTTCAAAAAACACTCATCAAACATGTTTTGTCTTCTAGGGCTGAACTATTatacagtgaaataaaatgtctgGCATTAGATTTCTCTCTCTCGTTAAAAAGTTTTCTGCTAATTACGCAAGGATTAGCTGCTCTGATTACAGGTTTGAAAGGATGCCTAAAAAACAATACTTTTCCTAGCTGAaaccttttatattttttgtaaattatgAACCATCCTGCTTTTCAGACCCCCACATTTTTTACAAGAGATAACACAGTACAGGCCATACAGTGTTCACACATGGTGGTGATAAAGTGCAGCAAACAGCTGCTAGTCATATGGGTTTTCCATCAGCTGATAAAACTTTATCCAAGTTTGATTTACTGAACCAGGCTTCAGTCTGGAGATGTTCTATCGATGGAAACAGAGGAGACAACAGTTTGCTCACTCTCTGATCAGTGGAAGTTAAGAATAACTGGTTTTGACCCCTAACTCTAAATGCCCACAGTTTTTTACTACACTATGGAACTCTCGGGAACTGTTTTATGCAATAATAGCTCAGTGTTTAGAGATGCTGACACCCAAAGCTACCACTCCTGGTAAGTTTCACAGAACTTTTCTAAAATCAGGCAAAGCAACTCTCATTAAGGTGACTTCTGTTCACTCCAGGGTtctcttttaatgaaaaatttacACAAATGCTTGTGCATGTGCAGAAATTCTTCCACCTGATGATTTAAAacttattaaaaatgcattaaaaatagcTATTAAATCAGACTCCTACATACTATTATAATCCTTCAATTACTGACTGAGTAGaagatatttgaaaaaataagggaaaaagtACAACTCATATCACTTTGTAGTAACAACTATCTACTTTAAACAGGCAGATAGATATTGGATCATAACTCATTTCAGCAGTCTTACATATCACAGGTGTTACATTCTCTCTAGATTTTTGAACTGTAATAGTCCAGACAAACGTATCTTTCACGTCTGAGCTGTGTAGGATCGGATGTAAAGCCTACTTCTCAGTTCTTAGTCAAACCTAACActcaaaatgaaacacattcTAAATTGCCAACTTTTGAGGAACTACAACAGGATACCATGCACCAGCCACTGTCTTTACCTAACAAAGACCATTCTGGTTCCCCTAAACTTAGGCATTACTTGGACCTAGGCAACCCTTAATCGTTTGGAGTTTTCTTAAGAAATGTTTAATCAACATACAGTTAAGGCTGTCAAAAAGTGTATAAGCAGACATGATCAAAAAGAGTAAACTAACCgaaactgtaattttttctttatctgtgaGTGATGTTGGATATTACTAAGTTCTGTACGTAAGAAATAGTGATGCCATAAAGAAATATGCAGGTAGAGACAATAATATATATTACAATATTGTACGCAGTAACTACTGTAGCATTGATTCTGACATCATTGGACTGAATTGTATTATTTAAGAAAAGTGAAACCAGAGTCTATGGGGTGAAGCAATTTCTTAAATTTGAATGAGTAGAAAATAGAGTCTGGATTTTGAACATTACGTGTAGCTTCTAAATATACAAATGTATAAATccataataaaaagaaagcagtactgaaatatttcagtttggTTGTTGGCTTGGTTTTTATAAATATACAAGTTATTTAATTAAGGAAGATTATTTGTCATTTAAACATTGCAACAATTTTTTGTGAGTGCCAACTTTTTGACAGGTGTGGCAGCCAGGCTGGTTACTGATCTTGTATCATCTCGGTTATCACTTCGTTTTCGCACCTCActgtaaaaataacaaaacaaacaaacaaaaaggtgCTCAATTAACATATTTCTTTCTATTCATGTTCACGCTTCTATTTTTTCCCACTATATATTGCAGAGTTCATCATCATCCATTGTCTGGCTAATACAATGTAAATTAGCACAGAAACAATGTGTTTCAAGTTTCAAATCTGGGGGACATATTGATGTTTCTATGCAATTCATAGtgataaaaaatatattttttaatatctaataaCTCCCCCATGCtctgatttatcttttttttttttttgagaagtaTTTCTTATTTGCTTCTGTATTTTACCATAGAAAAAGCGTATGTTCATAGCTCTAAGTAACAAAATCAAGTAACTTCAGTTTCAAGTATAAATTTACTTTCATAGAAAAAATGCATGccattggattttttttggaaatgcaGACTTAAAAGCTGTGCAGATATGACAGATTACGGATTACAGACCAGTAGCCTTTCAAAATTATACTTCAAccaaaaatggttttaaaaggTAGTAGAATTGCAATATTTGGCTCACATACTATGATAGAAATACCAGGGAGCTAAATGAACATAAACAGAATTTCTATCCTGTAAATAATTTAGAGAAGGGAACATCAAAGAAAATATGAGTAATTAGAATGGTCAGTAATAAAACTGCATAGCTATTAGTATgtgtgaaaaaattaaaaaataattacacatTGAATTattacattttgaaattaattatgaAAGAGTTAAGAAAATGAATCCATGTACAATTAAAATTACAATTCATTCAGCAATGGGTCTTAAAATTGTGGGCTCTGTGACTATGTCCgggtttaaattttaattattgagCGAGCTTTGTAACATTTTCAAGCAAAAATGTTACTTCATTAAACTGAGAATATATCCCATCTTGCCCTTATCTATAATGACTTTACAGAggattcttttaaaatttttttaacgTTGGAACAATTTTAAAACTATGTGTGTATCTTTCTATGTATATTCACAGACAATGTCCTTTTTATAAAATCGGTTCAGATGGGTTTAGGTGAAAATACAAACACAGTTACTTACCGAGCAAGATGAAGAACTGCTTCTACAATATTAGATCCATCTTTAGCACTTGTTTCACAGAAGAGCGCATTGTAAGTCTGTGAGGAAAAATGGTAAAACTAACTGATCTGAGAGAATGGGTACATTTAATTACAAATCGTTTcttgaaaaacacaaagaaTGACAGTACATTTAAATGAACAGGATTTCTTCTAGTGCTTTTCACTGTCCAAGACATTCTCCTTAGTACTGTGAAATAAAACAGTAatggttttttaattatttctggttTACAATCAATATATTCTGAATTAATGAACTGAATAAAAGCCATATAAGCTTAACGCCCAACTCAATCTTCTTGTGCACAAGACTGCAAAATAGTAAGAAAGTTGCCAGGATAGGTTACTTAATCTAACTTGCTAGCTACTACAACTACAGCATCTGGTTATTGTAGGTTAATCAAAAAACATCATTCCTTGTAAGTAACAGACATGGTATCTGCCCCAGCGTGATCAATCAGTTGTGCAAGCACTCAGCCATTTAAAGACCCTTAATACTTTTCCTTTTAGTCTATGAAATAGAGGATTTGTGCATCTCTTTTACCACATGCATAAAAACCTTGTCCACAGTTCTATTTATACCAGagaattccttttttctttctgcacatGTGGCAGGAATACAAGAGAGTCTCTTGAAGATGAAAATACTCCACACAAAATCTGGACAGACACAAACCAGTCAACAGTGTGCCTCATATTTGAACTGTCAACTTCTATTCGACAGCAAAAAAACTCAGTCTCCTGTCCATCCACGTTTTTTATGAAAAGGACTGAGAAGTCTTTCACGGCCAATAATGAAGTTCAGCTCAGCAGACACTGAGATGTGATTTAACCCAGCAAACACCATCAAAAGACAATAGTTTAATGCAAAGTATCCATGGATCCTCATTACCTGACTTGGACACATaagcagaaaattacttttgtttatTAGTTTCTCACATGGTTTTCAGATTAAAATTCCTAAGACCATTTTATACTAATGAGGTGCACTTGGACCTTACCATAGCCAGCTTTTCTCCATAGTTTATAGGCACACACTTTTGCCCTTGCTCTGTAACATCTTGACGGAGATCTGCCTTGTTTCCCACCATCATAATTGGAATATTCTCGTGAGTTGCATCctgtaaagaaaattttatttcccttaTTGCTAGACCACTCAGAATACAAAAGAAATGGCTAACATCATGTCATACCAATTTGCTTTCCAGAAGTCTTGCAcattagcagaaaaaaattgacGAATTATGAAAGCTTTGCTGAGAACTTTTTATAAACCACTCAGAATGTAAGCAGTGATGTTAACTATCAACCTGAAAAGATGTACTTCCATTCCCATAAGCACTGTTTccaaaaaaggaatttaatgTGTTAAATTAATCTAAAGGAATGGATTACTACATCCAAATGCTGTAATGACAAAATTACTAAGGGAAAAGTAACCAACTCCTGTACCATGactaaaagaaaatgctgtcaCAGAAGACGAACTAAGTATTTTGCTTGTCATTTTTCCTCCTATTCAGCATCcgcagcagaacagaaaaactCTTTTGCACTAAATGCAAATTCAtattcaaataaaaaaccaaGTACAAGtagaaagaaatactgaaaatttcACTTGAGCTATAGCTAATTTACAGACTTTAATATATTGGTTTAAAATGCAAAGACTCCAAGGAATATTCAAGCCATCCACAAGAAGGTATCTGAAATGTGCTGccacatttatttcaaaagaaagtgAACAGGAAGAGTGTTATCAACATCCCTTAACACAAAAAGATGTATCAGATTGAATTCTAACTGAGTATGTCAGGATATATTTAGGACTTCcatgtaaattttatttctatgacAGACTCCAGTCTGAATAATTACAATTTACAtctaatataattttataaataataagGCTAACAATGCAGTGAAACACAGCTTCTAAGCTGTATATATGTAAGGGTCTTACCTCAATCATATCCACCCATTCTCTCACATTAATAAAGCTTTTTTCACATGTTACATCGTATAGTAATAAGACACCATCTGCTCTTCTGAAGTATGATTTAGCAATACTTCGaaatctttcaggaaaaaagaaaacatttgtatAAGGCCACATTATCAAATAATAGTTCAGTTTAACATCATTAAGAACACAGCATTATTTAATTTCACTACTGAGAACAATTCTCTCCATATAATACAATGAATTCTTGAAAATTGCTGATGCAGGTCTACAAATGCTCCTTAAGGATCAACGGGATTCTGTCCTAAACAATAATCAATACTTTTGTATCAAAATCTACAGTGTATCTATTACATATAATCTAGTCTCAAATTGTGCCAGAGGAGTTTTAGATTAGACaataggaaaaatttcttctctgaaaggGTAGTCAGGCATAGGAAGGAGTTGTCCAGGGATGTCCAGAATCCTCATTACTGGAACTGTTCAACAGgcatgtgtggatgtggcacttggagaCATTTTTAAGTGGTGAACACAGCAGTACTAGGTTAACAGCTGGACCCCATGAGCTTCGAGGTCTTTTACAACCTTAatggttctatgattccatgatccaCCTACACATAACTTCCTAAATTGATTGGCTCACTttacttcctttaaaaaattcagaagttCGGTAGGATTATTCCAGGGCCTCATGATCAATTACAATCATCTTTGCCACCAACTTTATACAATCTACTCAACCAAGTACAGTAACTAGGTATTTCCACTGAGTATTAAAATGTTCCTCACAAATTTATTACATGAGAGAAAACTGATTGGATCTCTACCTACATACAGCCCAACACTAATCTTGGTCAATGAACATTGTAAACTGACTTCCATAGCACTAGATTAACCTCCTAATAAGCATTAAAAGCTGTCAGTAAGAAGTAATGGCTCTCAGGTAAAGAGGTCATAGAATTTTGAAGAAACTTTACACAATATTGAAGAATCTTGAATTTAAATTCAGCAATATGAAAAAGTATTTCTGGCAAAATTCCGAAGTCTTTGGAAAGAAGTTTTTATATACTAAATACAATGCAAATCAGGACCAGAATTTTCAAGGAAAGAATAGGAaatgggaggaagggaagggaatctCTAAGAAAAAGTCTACTTAAAAATAGAGATGTATAAGAACAAAGAAAACTAAAGACTAAAAACAGAAGTGCATCTATTCCATTGCTCAGAATTGCCAAGGAGGGACACTCAGATTAAATTAATCTTGTGGTTAACCTCAACTATTTCTCTCTATGGTGAGAAAGGATTACCTCAAGCATCACCAACGCTAACACAAAAACATTTCACCTGTCATGAAgtctcagcagagaaaaactGCATCTGTTTACAGATATGTACATATGGACCAtacaattaacattttttttcagctagaTGAAAAAGGCAAATGACTTTTCCAGACAAAAGAATTCAAATGATTAGGTAAGTGCAGAGGATCACTAacctctcctgcccagctgtgtcccacagCTGTAGCACTGTAGGTTCTCCATCCACTATTAgtcttttcatttgaaaatccACACCTGAAAAGAATCACATGTATAGTCTAAACAACCCATCAATAATCTTAGAGAGACCatagaaaattaaaagataagGGCTATATACAACAGCTTTTCCAAAATGCATGTCTTTAGGTTATGAGATTATGAGTTCTGAGTTATGATTAACAGGTGATGAGATTTCAGTCAGTCATGCACATACTTCTGAACTGCAATTATCCCCTAAATGTATTTGTCTTTTTCCAGAAGTATTGATTCAAATTGCATTCTGAACAACAAACAAGATCTCTTGCTGCTTTATTTGGCTAAACAGTTTTATCAAAGAAGTGaaaatgttttacaaaaaaCTTGATTTCAAATaccaaggaagaaaaagataaaagatggttgtttttttttttttcagaacaaaactCCTGACAAGAGGCAATAAAACACACATATAAGTATGATTTGATTGGGAGACAAAATTCAGTCTTTGGAATCATTAAGACTTAAGTTTGTTAGCTGACAACTCTTCTAATATATACAAGAAGTCAGTTAGAAATCCTTCTAGCTGTATTTAAACCAAAGTTTAAATAATACTTTGAAGAAATCGCAACCAAAAATTGTAGCAGACATCAAAGGATAGTACAAACTATGAAGAGGGAAGTGTtgagaaaacaagaaagcaattaaaaatgcagaaaagttCATACACAAACTGAAAGTTCCTTACACTGACATTTCTTCTCTGGTGCTTTGTGTTATTCAGAAAGGTTTCGCAAAGAAAAACTAAATTAGATCAGTATCCTATTGTCCACTACAGACAGCTGTTATTACTGAGCTTTACTACTCAATTAGATCTCATAGCCTGTGGGagaaaatgtgtgtgtatatccAGGAAACCCTAGCAGAAAATCACAAAGCTTATTGTCCACTTCACTCCAAAATAACAATGAAATTCATTTCAATACTTTAAGAAGAACACCAACTATACCCAGAGTTGCACTGGTATTGCCTCGAAATTCATTCTTGCAAAGTCTCATAAGAAAACTGGATTTTCCCACTGCTGCATCTCCAGCAAGAACAATCTTGTAAGCCTTCTCTGAACTGGGGTATTTTGGAGTGAATTCAGTTGCAtctgactgaaaataaaaagaatcccTCTAAAATaactcagttaaaaaaaacacttctgtatcattcttttccatttttcccttgGAGAACTGGTTACCTGAGGGGTGAGAGCAGATATGTATCTCCTCGTTGAAGCAACTGAGCTGCTTCGACTTACAGGTCGTGAGGGCTTCCAGTCCAAAACTGCAGTGCTGCTAGCAGGACTGTATGCTTCTTCATCCCTGATCTCTGGAACCTGGAAGTGTGAGTTAGTTCTCTGGTGAGAAAAGTATGCCTTTCTGGAAAGGCACAGTTAAGACTGACTAAAACATTTAAACAGTTTTGATTAAACAGAGATAAATGACCAGATACAGCTGTGCAATTCTAATCAAAATACTGTGATTATTCTGTTCTCATTCATTTTTGCTGTTTACTATAAATACATTTTGtctgttaatatttttattgttcaGCATCCATTCTTTCAGTACTCAAATATAGCAAATTAGCTTCTATATGAGAATTTCAGCTTAAAACATAGTCACAATGAACAATTGTGACAATACTTTATTTCGAAACTTATTTTGCAAACATCTTCCCCAAAGACATTACTCTCTATGCTATTACTACTCACGCTAAGTAGAGCACAGCTGTAATCAACATTACTCACAACAAAGTTTTCACAGAGATTAATGTCTACTAAATGCACAGCAAATTATTTACCTTAAAAAATATTCTACTGTGCTTGATATTATTCTTGCTATTTAGTCCTCAGTAATTCTTTCAATGTTACTAACAATAAAATGGACACAGTACCACCTTCTTGGAATTTTTAGTTCTTCCAGACTTAGCCTGTAAGTCAATATGTGCACTATCAGTATTCTATCTCATACTTTTTTCTCCACTGCCACAGCACAGTAAGAGGAAGTGAATGGAAAACTATTTTACTTCTATCTGGTTTTTTATCATTAGAAGATGAGCTCCTTTCCGCATACAGCTTAACCTTCAAAAATCAAATAAACTTCAAAAATGAAGTTCTTAGCTCAAAAATGTATCAAACatgtaaaaacaaaaagttAACTATTTATACATTCCCAAAAAAGTTTCCactaaataatttaaatgcGCATGACCCATATAATTACTTTTAATTGGCCTGTGGACAAAGAtccactttattttaaaaacaggaagCTAATTTTGTCTCCAATCAAAGGGCTTCCTCAGAGAAGGAGTAAATCTGGCACTTACATCTGTATCGGAAGCATCACCACCAAAGCCTTCTTGCATACACTGTGACCTTTGAAAAATCCTTTGATGCCTATATTCCACTTCTGAATCATACTCATTTGAATCTCTCAGGGTAGACAAACCACTGTCAAAACAGCTCTCAGGTAGGCTGTCAACTTCACAGTTTATCCTTTGCATCGGATCACACAGGGCTAAAGAATCATAATCTTCATCGACACAAGATGAATGAGATGACCTAATAAGAAAATattggagggggaaaaataaatttttccaTATAATATATTTCATAATAATTAATTGCTCCTCCCAACAAAATCTGAACCCTTCTGGAACAGTCAATTCTTAGAAATGCTACTGTTAAGTCTAAGATATACATCGATCCATATCTTGCCTTTATAaagaatttctgtttctcaaTCATACGTCTTGGGAAGCtcagattaaaatatttaatctatGTTACTGATAATGACTTTCCAAGTCTCAATAATTATGACtatttgttaatttaaaaaagccTACCTAAAAAAAGTCAGAAAGTGATGTACTATGAAgacatcagaaaaagaaaaatacatatgCTATTTTAGCCTATTTTGGCCTATTCTAAGGCATAAAACGACCTTGACATATTGTATCTCATTTAAATGAATGCATTTGCTCACAGAGGCACATATGCCAATTAGAAACAGCTATAAACGTAGAAGAGGGAGTAGCCAAGTTCAAGACTTCATCAGTAATGGTGGAAGAAGTCACTGAAAAATTTTCTTACAAATTGGTAGGCTATTTTACACAGAATTCCCTCTTTCCCCTTAACCTTCCTTCAAaagacttttgtttttttcattctggaTACTccaatatataaaaatattttaatgaatgcTGCAATGCCAGTATACCTTACAGGAacaaaaaaggttttatttatgtaaataaaaccacagaaaaggAAGATTAATAGAGTGAAtcttaaaaaaccccatcttATAACAAAAGCTATAATGGCTACAATCATTATCATGCCCCTTCAGCAAGATAGGGACAGGCATCAACTAAACTGAGGCAATAAAGGTCTCCAAGTCCTAGCACAGAAGAGAGAGTCTGTCTTAGCCCTGTTG
This genomic window from Prinia subflava isolate CZ2003 ecotype Zambia chromosome Z, Cam_Psub_1.2, whole genome shotgun sequence contains:
- the RASEF gene encoding ras and EF-hand domain-containing protein isoform X3; this encodes METLAIAVKRAQDKAAVQLSELEEEMELRIQAAEHKVKKEEKQKAEEALNELKRQYDTEVGDLQVTIKKLKKLEEQSKYVSHREDVAELKKRIHDMLLENQRLKKDLLEAQTNIAFLQSELDTLKSEYADQSLNTERDLEIIREYTEDRDNLERQIEILQSANRKLHDSNDGLRSALENSFSKYNRSLRLANTSPGSTISRSSPKFNGEHSPLNPRYDRSSHSSCVDEDYDSLALCDPMQRINCEVDSLPESCFDSGLSTLRDSNEYDSEVEYRHQRIFQRSQCMQEGFGGDASDTDVPEIRDEEAYSPASSTAVLDWKPSRPVSRSSSVASTRRYISALTPQRDSFYFQSDATEFTPKYPSSEKAYKIVLAGDAAVGKSSFLMRLCKNEFRGNTSATLGVDFQMKRLIVDGEPTVLQLWDTAGQERFRSIAKSYFRRADGVLLLYDVTCEKSFINVREWVDMIEDATHENIPIMMVGNKADLRQDVTEQGQKCVPINYGEKLAMTYNALFCETSAKDGSNIVEAVLHLAREVRKRSDNRDDTRSVTSLAATPVKKLALTKNCCNV